One window of Tachysurus vachellii isolate PV-2020 chromosome 21, HZAU_Pvac_v1, whole genome shotgun sequence genomic DNA carries:
- the LOC132864140 gene encoding protein PET100 homolog, mitochondrial, whose translation MGVKIEIFRMMVYLSFPVAMFWISNQADYFEEYIVKRKREIFPPDEKMQRKALEDFKERMRIRKEQKMLKQMALQAED comes from the exons ATGGGAgtcaaaatagaaatatttcgg atgatggtgtatctgtCCTTTCCTGTGGCGATGTTTTGGATTTCTAACCAAGCAGATTACTTCGAAGAGTACATTGTGAAGAGAAAA agAGAGATTTTTCCACCAGATGAGAAAATGCAG AGGAAAGCGCTTGAGGACTTTAAGGAACGCATGAGAATTCGTAAGGAGCAAAAGATGCTGAAACAGATGGCCTTGCAGGCAGAAGACTGA